One Tachypleus tridentatus isolate NWPU-2018 chromosome 3, ASM421037v1, whole genome shotgun sequence DNA window includes the following coding sequences:
- the LOC143246705 gene encoding U5 small nuclear ribonucleoprotein 40 kDa protein-like, translated as MSFPEKRKAEEGALVPVKRIRNDVVAISDSNRKSVVQSGPPRTSGLDVPIMLLVGHQGEIFSSKFSPDGTFLASAGFDRQIFLWNTYGECENFAVMSGHTGAILDLHFSTDGMNIFTASTDKTVSMWDCEVGIRMKKFRGHTSYVNCCHVARRGPQLVCSGSDDCTVKVWDYRKRGAVHTFQETYQVTAITFNDTAEQIITSGIDNFVKVWDLRKNGILYKMPGHTDTVTGLSLSPDGSYVLSNAMDNSLRIWDIRPFAPQERCLKIFQGHQHNFEKNLLRCSWAPDGSKVSSGSSDRFVYIWDTTSRRILYKLPGHNGSVNEVEFHPEEPIVLSCSSDKQIFLGEIEP; from the exons atgtCTTTTCCGGAAAAACGAAAAGCTGAGGAAGGAGCGCTAGTTCCAGTTAAACGAATAAGAAATGATGTTGTTGCGATATCTGATAGCAATCGTAAATCGGTAGTTCAATCG GGTCCTCCACGAACTTCTGGTTTAGATGTTCCCATTATGTTGTTAGTTGGACATCAAGGAGAAATATTTTCATCTAAGTTCTCGCCAGATGGTACGTTCTTGGCGTCAGCAGGATTTGATCGACAGATCT tCCTGTGGAATACCTACGGAGAATGTGAAAACTTTGCTGTGATGTCTGGCCATACCGGGGCAATTCTTGACCTACACTTCTCAACAGATGGaat GAACATATTCACTGCTTCAACAGATAAAACAGTTAGTATGTGGGACTGTGAGGTGGGTATTAGGATGAAGAAATTTCGAGGCCACACCTCCTATGTCAACTGTTGTCACGTTGCTCGACGAGGGCCTCAGCTCGTGTGCAGTGGTAGTGACGACTGTACCGTTAAG gTTTGGGATTACAGGAAGAGGGGAGCAGTCCATACGTTCCAAGAAACGTATCAAGTCACTGCGATAACCTTCAACGACACCGCAGAACAGATCATCACGAGTGGTATTGATAACTTTGTGAAA GTTTGGGACTTAAGGAAAAATGGAATTCTTTACAAAATGCCTGGTCACACTGATACAGTCACAGGGTTATCTCTGAGTCCAGATGGGTCTTACGTGCTTTCTAATGCTATGGATAATTCTT TAAGAATCTGGGATATCCGTCCATTTGCTCCCCAAGAaaggtgtttaaaaatattccagGGTCATCAGCACAATTTTGAAAAGAATTTGTTACGATGTAGTTGGGCACCAGATGGTAGTAAAGTTTCTTCGGGATCCTCTGATAGGTTTGTGTATATTTGGGACACCACATCTCGAAGAATTCTGTACAAATTACCTGGTCATAATGGATCTGTAAATGAAGTTGAATTTCATCCTGAAGAACCTATAG TTCTCTCATGTTCAAGTGATAAACAAATTTTCCTGGGAGAAATTGAACCTTGA